CCCTAATTGAAATTCTTACTTTATCTTCTTCATTTCGAATGTTGATGAAGATGTTTCCACCGTCAGGCATCGCCTCAATAGCATTTTTAAAGACATTTAAAAATACTTGCTTGAGCTGATTGTCATCACCATTAATATAAACAGATTCATTTCCGTGGAGAAACTGAAAATTAATTCCTTTTAAATGTGCCTCTGCTTCTAAAAAATGAATGACATAATGAATGATTTCATTAATATTTACAGGAACATAGCTTACAGCATGGGGTTTGGCCAACATCATAAATTCATTTACAATCATATTAATGTGTTCTATCTCATCTAACATAATTTGTTTATACATATCTTTCGTTGGAAGGAGTTGTGTAAACCCCTTAATGGTCGTAAGAGGATTTCGAATTTCGTGGGCGACTCCCGCAGCTAATTCACCTAGCACAGAGAGCTTTTCAGATTTGTTTAGTAACTCTTCTGCTCGCTTCCTAGCTGTAATGTCCTGTTGAATAGCCACATAGAGATATGGCTGTTCTTCTTCCTTAAAAGGAACAACAGTGGAGTGAACCCAAAATTCTGCTCCTTCTTTATCCAGCTGCTTCACTTCGCCTTTCCAAACTTCCCCATCAGTAATACATTTGAAAAGTTCATTATAAAAGTTATCTGAATAGTCTGCATTGAGTACCCAGTAATCTTGCCCAATTAATTCGTCTTTACTATACTTTGACAGCTCGGTAAATTTCTCATTAACATAAACAATTTTACCCTTTTTATTAACAATAGTTAGAATGGTCGATTCATTCATAGCATCTCTAATGTCCGTTAACTTTTTTTCATATGATGTAACATCTTTCCACGTTAGGACGTAACCATTTATCTTATCGTTTTTATACAATGGATTAATAACAATATTAGCTGTATAACGATTGAATAAATTGATTTGTTTTTTATAAGGAAATGGGCCTTCACTTAACACTTTTTTAGGATCTGCCTCTTCTTCAGCATGAAACATTGCAATGTTTTTTCCAATCATGTCTTCCTTTGAATCTACTGGAAGATATCTGTTCAATTTAGTAATCAGTTGTGTCGCGTATTGGTTAATCCACACGATATCTAACTCTGCATCTACGATAAATACGTTTTCACCAATGGCCTCTAACACACTTATCGTTTCATTATAATCAAAAAAAGCCATAGGCTCCCTCCGATGCTAAGGTTATAGTGATTCCGACACGAGATACCATATTTACATAAATTTTAACATATTGTAATATAATGTGTCACCCTGTTTCTATTAAAAGAAAAAGCGATACACTTTGACTTGCCACCCTATTAAGAGTTGAAATCAAAGGTTGTAAGCCTCAATCTCGTACAAACACGTTTCTGGTAGAACATGAAGGCAAGTTTTTAATGTTTTTGGCACGTAGCATCTTCTTAAACCTGCTTTATGACATAAAGGGACGAGATACGCCCCTTTATACGTTTTGTTTTATTTTTCCTCTTCTTTCGTTCCCCAGCTCTCCACATTCTTAAGCCCTTTAATGCTATTACGATAAAATACAGGATCAATGCCTGCTTTACGTTGTTGCTGAAAATCCTTTAATGCGCTTATCGCTATTTTTCCTAATAGCAAGACAGCAATTAGGTTCACAACAGCCATGAGCCCCATAAATAAGTCTGCCATTTCCCAAATGATATCTAAATCACTCGTTGCCCCAATGACAACCATAGCAAGAAAGGCTAAACGAAATAAAGTGAGGTAGATCGGTTTTTCTGAAATAAAGCCAATGTTTGCTTCACCATAATAATAATTCCCTAACAATGAACTAAACGCAAAGAAAAAGATAGCCACGGTGACAAAAATGGTTGCCCAATCACCCATATGATGAGCCAATGCTTGCTGAGTCAATTGAATACCTTCCATTTCACCCACTGTATAAACATCTGTCAGTAATACAATAAAAGCAGTGGCACTACAAATAATTAGCGTATCAATTAAGACACTCAGCGATTGAATGAGCCCTTGTTTGACAGGGTGCTTCACATACACTGTGGCTGCTGCATTCGGCGCACTTCCCATCCCTGCTTCATTGGAAAACAAACCACGCTGCACCCCATTCATAATCACCGCACCAAGTCCACCACCAACTACTTCTTCAATGCCAAATGCATTGTTAAAAATAAGCGCAAATACAGCTGGAATTTCAGTGATGTTCATCATCATAATGATAAGTGCTACAACAATATATGTAAGAGCAAATACAGGAACAATCACTTCTGCTACTACAGCAATCCGTCTCACACCACCAAAGATAATGAAGGCCATCATCACAGCAATAACAACACCCACAAGACCAGCAGGAATATTGTACGCACCAACAAAGGCATCAGAAATCGTATGTGTTTGTACACCATTGAAAATTAATCCAAAACAAAGGACAATGAGTACAGCAAATACTAATCCCATCCCACGTGAACCTAACCCTTTTTCCATATAATAGGCCGGTCCACCTCTAAAGCCGTCTTTATCTTTCACTTTATAAATTTGCGCTAGTGTACTTTCGATAAAGCCTGTAGCTGCCCCTACTAAGGCCACTACCCACATCCAAAATATAGCTCCTGGACCACCAACGGAAATTGCAAGGGCTACCCCAGCTAAGTTACCAGTACCGACTCGTGCTGCAGTACTTATAGCAAACGCTTGGAAGGGAGAGGTTCCCTTTCTTTCCTTAAATGCCGTTCGATCTGTTCCTTTTATTAATTCTTTAAACATATCAGGCAGCATACGAAACTGTACGAAATTTGTTTTTACAGTTAAATAAAGACCTAATAAAAGGAGAAATCCTATTAATATATAAGTCCAGAGTAAATTATTACCTATACTTATTAATTCTCCAAACCAAGTATCTGTCGCAAACCATTGATCCAAATTCAATTCCTCCTTAGAAGTAAGTATTCAGGGATTTTTTCCCTTTTTAGAAAATTAGTAAACCTTTTCCGTCTTACATTTTCGCATACCTTTATAAGTATTAGCAACATTCACTATGGCGGAGTTTACAAATTATAAAAGCCTTCGCTAACCTTTACATCTAATATTCGCCCAAATCCTTATTATAATACTGCTTTAACGTGTAATAGACTTATCGTTCTTTGATTAATAGCTTCCTTTATATTTTCTAATTTTAAAGTGCTTTCCTTACATAACTCTAGCAGATATAAATATTTGGTACGGAAAAAGACGAAGAGTAACTGGTTTTTATTCGAACGTTATATAATCGGGCTTTAATCTCGTCTTCCAATCCCTCGTATCAGCGCATCATTCTATACATACAAAAAAGACACTCTCATAAGAGAATGTCCTTAGTCGCTCAGCGACGTCCTACTTTCACAGGGGGGCGCCTCCAACTTTCTTCGGCGCTCTGTGGGGTTGGCTGAACGGCGCATCTCTTCGTCACCTACATTCGTTCAGTGCTCATGCCCATAGGGCCACTCCGCGCTTCCCTCTCTTGCTTCCTCGACCTGCTTGTCCTTCCAATCCCTCGTATCAGCGCATCATTCTATACATACAAAAAAGACATCCTCATAAGAGAATGTCCTTAGTCGCTCAGCGACGTCCTACTTTCACAGGGGGACGCCTCCAACTATCTTCGGCGCTCTGAGAGATTGGCTGAACGGCGCATCTCTTCGTCACCTACATTCGTCCAGTGCTCATGCCCACAGGGCACTCCGCGCTTCCCTCTCTTGCTTCCTTGACCTGCTTGTCCTTCCAATCCCTCGTTTCAGCGCATCATTCTATACATACAAAAAAGACACTCTCATAAGAGAATGTCTTTAGTCGCTCAGCGACGTCCTACTTTCACAGGGGGAGAGCCCCCAACTATCATCGGCGCTGGAGAGCTTAACTACCGTGTTCGGCATGGGAACGGGTGTGACCTCTCCGCGATTGTCACTGAACATATCAAGGTCTTATCGACCTTTCAAAACTGGATAACGGGACTGATAGGACATCATGTCTTAGAGAAAAGACGACTTGCTTTGGTTAAGCCCTCGATCGATTAGTATCTCTCAGCTCCACATGTTGCCATGCGTCCACCCGAGACCTATCAACCTCATCTTCTCTGAGGGATCTTACTCACATAAAGTGATGGGAAATCTCATCTTGAGGGGGGCTTCATGCTTAGATGCTTTCAGCACTTATCCCTGCCACACGTAGCTACCCAGCCATGCTCCTGGCGGAACAACTGGTACACCAGCGGTGTGTCCATCCCGGTCCTCTCGTACTAAGGACAGCTCCTCTCAAATTTCCTGCGCCCGCGACGGATAGGGACCGAACTGTCTCACGACGTTCTGAACCCAGCTCGCGTGCCGCTTTAATGGGCGAACAGCCCAACCCTTGGGACCTACTTCAGCCCCAGGATGCGACGAGCCGACATCGAGGTGCCAAACCTCCCCGTCGATGTGGACTCTTGGGGGAGATTAGCCTGTTATCCCCAGGGTAGCTTTTATCCGTTGAGCGACGGCCCTTCCATACGGTGCCGCCGGATCACTAAGCCCGACTTTCGTCCCTGCTCGACTTGTAGGTCTCGCAGTCAAGCTCCCTTATGCCTTTGCACTCTACGAATGATTTCCAACCATTCTGAGGGAACCTTTGGGCGCCTCCGTTACCTTTTAGGAGGCGACCGCCCCAGTCAAACTGCCCACCTGACACTGTCCCTGAACCGGATCACGGTTCGAGGTTAGAATTCCAGTACAGCCAGGGTAGTATCCCACCAATGCCTCCACCGAAGCTGGCGCTCCGGCTTCCAAGGCTCCTACCTATCCTGTACAAGCTGTACCAAAATCCAATATCAAGCTACAGTAAAGCTCCATGGGGTCTTTCCGTCCTGTCGCGGGTAACCTGCATCTTCACAGGTAATATAATTTCACCGGGTCTCTCGTTGAGACAGTGCCCAAATCGTTGCACCTTTCGTGCGGGT
The DNA window shown above is from Salipaludibacillus agaradhaerens and carries:
- a CDS encoding PAS domain-containing protein, whose amino-acid sequence is MAFFDYNETISVLEAIGENVFIVDAELDIVWINQYATQLITKLNRYLPVDSKEDMIGKNIAMFHAEEEADPKKVLSEGPFPYKKQINLFNRYTANIVINPLYKNDKINGYVLTWKDVTSYEKKLTDIRDAMNESTILTIVNKKGKIVYVNEKFTELSKYSKDELIGQDYWVLNADYSDNFYNELFKCITDGEVWKGEVKQLDKEGAEFWVHSTVVPFKEEEQPYLYVAIQQDITARKRAEELLNKSEKLSVLGELAAGVAHEIRNPLTTIKGFTQLLPTKDMYKQIMLDEIEHINMIVNEFMMLAKPHAVSYVPVNINEIIHYVIHFLEAEAHLKGINFQFLHGNESVYINGDDNQLKQVFLNVFKNAIEAMPDGGNIFINIRNEEDKVRISIRDEGVGLTSDEVKKLGEPFYSLNKQGTGLGLMMTFKIIENHEGYYDVSSSKNKGTTFYITLPIYLSECQRDL
- a CDS encoding alanine/glycine:cation symporter family protein encodes the protein MDQWFATDTWFGELISIGNNLLWTYILIGFLLLLGLYLTVKTNFVQFRMLPDMFKELIKGTDRTAFKERKGTSPFQAFAISTAARVGTGNLAGVALAISVGGPGAIFWMWVVALVGAATGFIESTLAQIYKVKDKDGFRGGPAYYMEKGLGSRGMGLVFAVLIVLCFGLIFNGVQTHTISDAFVGAYNIPAGLVGVVIAVMMAFIIFGGVRRIAVVAEVIVPVFALTYIVVALIIMMMNITEIPAVFALIFNNAFGIEEVVGGGLGAVIMNGVQRGLFSNEAGMGSAPNAAATVYVKHPVKQGLIQSLSVLIDTLIICSATAFIVLLTDVYTVGEMEGIQLTQQALAHHMGDWATIFVTVAIFFFAFSSLLGNYYYGEANIGFISEKPIYLTLFRLAFLAMVVIGATSDLDIIWEMADLFMGLMAVVNLIAVLLLGKIAISALKDFQQQRKAGIDPVFYRNSIKGLKNVESWGTKEEEK